A stretch of DNA from Candidatus Polarisedimenticolia bacterium:
CCGAGGGATACCTTGAGACGATCCGGCGCCGGGCCGCGAAGTCATTCGATCTCGAAATCCCGATGGAAGAGGGGGCGTTTTTGCGCGGGCTCCCGGGCGCGGAGGTCCTGTTCGCCTGGGGGCTGGCGCGCCGGCACGTGGACAAGGCGGGCGCCCTTCGCTGGCTGCACACGCCGCTGGCCGGGGTGGACCGCGTCCTCAATCCGGAGCTGGTGAAGAGCCCAATCCGCGTGACCTCGTCGAGGGGCGTGAACTCGATCGCGGTGGCGGAGCACACGCTCGGGCTCATCCTGGCGATGTCGCGCGGCATCGCGGACGCGGTGCGCGCGCAGGAGGAGAAACGCTGGGCGCAGCAGGATCTCTACGGACGCAAGCCGCCGCTCGACGAGCTGCACGGCAAGCTCCTGGGCATCCTCGGGCTGGGGGACATCGGCCGGGAGCTGGCCGTGCGCGCGCGCGCCCTGGGCATGCGGGTCTGGGGGGTGGTGCGGACGGCGCGGGCGGCCCCCGACTTCGTCGACCGCCTGCTCGTCGCGGGCCGGGAGGACGTCCTGCTCCGCGAGAGCGACGTCGTGGTCCTGGCCCTGCCGCTGACCCGGGCGACGCGCGGCCTGATGGGCGAGCGGCAGCTCAGGCGCATGAAGCACTCGGCCCTCCTGGTGAACATCGGCCGCGGCGAGCTGGTGCAGGAATCGGCCCTCGTGCGCGCGCTCCGCGAGGGATGGATCGCGGGGGCCGGTCTCGACGTCTTCGCCGGCGAGCCGCTGGCGCCGAGGAGCCCTCTGTGGAGCCTGCCCCAGGTCGTCATGACCCCCCACATCGCCGGCACCCACCCGATGTACATGGCCCGCTCGGCCGACCTCTTCTTGAACAACCTGAAGCGCTACGTCGCCGGCGAGGACTTGATCAACGAAGTCGACAAGCACGCGGGCTACTGAGATCGGGAGGGCGGCCGAGAGCGGGCGGGCTACCGATCCGATCGTGCCGCGGCGGCGTAA
This window harbors:
- a CDS encoding D-2-hydroxyacid dehydrogenase, translated to MAARQRRLVVYLPHRQAIWRLPEGYLETIRRRAAKSFDLEIPMEEGAFLRGLPGAEVLFAWGLARRHVDKAGALRWLHTPLAGVDRVLNPELVKSPIRVTSSRGVNSIAVAEHTLGLILAMSRGIADAVRAQEEKRWAQQDLYGRKPPLDELHGKLLGILGLGDIGRELAVRARALGMRVWGVVRTARAAPDFVDRLLVAGREDVLLRESDVVVLALPLTRATRGLMGERQLRRMKHSALLVNIGRGELVQESALVRALREGWIAGAGLDVFAGEPLAPRSPLWSLPQVVMTPHIAGTHPMYMARSADLFLNNLKRYVAGEDLINEVDKHAGY